The Paroedura picta isolate Pp20150507F chromosome 6, Ppicta_v3.0, whole genome shotgun sequence genome segment TCAATACCTGAAAACATATTTAATGTGTATAGAACTACAGAATTCAACTTTTCTTGTTATAGACTTTGGGTTATCTTTAGGAAGGCAGTTTAGGAGCAGGTGTTTCATGTCTGACTCTGATTATGAGGAATAAATGTAATTATATATTAGCTGGGAGTCAAAGGACAATAGTAGATCTGTCATCAGGGCTTTAGTGAAGAACTGGGCCAGTTTTGGAAAACAGTAATCTGATAGCCTAATTTATTATCTAAATAACATTCTATGTGCATAGTTTCCTGCTTTTCAAACACATTTTCCACAGCTGGGGAGCATGTTGTTTATGCAGCCATAAACCCGTCAACAAATACTACTCTTCAGCTGCTCATCTATCAGAACcataaaataaattacaaattTAGATGAATAACTATAAAGAAGTAAACATATCAATACAGTATCTGTCTAGAATTTCCAGCAGGTTCATGTTCATGCAAACACCTTCTTTAAACAGTGGAAATCCAGTTCAAGATCACTGGATTTGCTGAAAGACAGGTGCAAGGGCCATAAACTCATGACTCACATGGACCCGGTAACTTTATAATGGAGGTGAAAGGATGAATAGACACCACTAAGTAGGTGTAAAGTATGAACTAGGTAGGTATATAACTGAGCTGATGGGTTGTGGAGTCTCCCAAGAGCTAATATGAGGTTGGCATGTGATTTCATATTGACAGAAAGAATAACTGCTAAACAAAAGGTGAAAGAAGCATCTAGATTCTGTTTACAAAACTCTCTCTCTGGTTTCTGATCAACCCCTTGAATATGTAACTACCTAAGGATAAATAATTATGTCAATAAAACCTACATAAGCAGCACACATCGCACTTTGCTAGGTGTATGATTCAAGTTGTATATCTGAATTTAACAAATGAACTTTCAAACAGGAGTATTATGGCAACATATTAAGTAGGGAGCAGTGCTTGGTTATATCTTTCATTGAGTAGAAACTTGGTGGGCTGCCCAACTTGCTAGTTTCTTAGGCCAGGCATCCCCTCTGACACACTTTTTGGCTGTGAGCCTTTATGCAGTGAAATACATTATGTAAAACTGCATTTTTTCAAAGGAAGCAAGTAAACCCCAATTAACTCAGAACTAGGCAGTATGGATATATCTAGCTCTACTTGGAGATAAccggcagggtgggtgggtgtttcctTGTATGTATAACCAATAGGTTCTATTTGGTATTCCACAGATGCACAGGAATGAGCTGCTGGTCTCTTTACTCTgctttgtgtgtatttttaaaaattggaccaCAGGCTATCCAAATTGTAAACCCATTCTTACACGTTTTTCCCAATGTTTATTGTGGCCTTAAGCCTGTAAGAGACCAAACAAGGAACTCTTTTCCTATTGTCATTCTAATTGGTTGCAATGatcaaaaccacctctgaatgctacATTTAACCatttcttttatgtttttatttttttctcgCATTCTGAAAGCAACATGCAGTCACAATATAGCTGTTTTTATGAACTATGCATGTTCTGCCTTGATACGTTTAAAGTATTTTTGGAGGACTTATCCTTTTGTAAACACACCTGAGCTTTGCCATTGCTATATTGTGCTCTGCCTTTATGAATTTTTAATGAAGAGCACTTCTTTTGTATCCAGTGCCTGGTAAGGTTTCTGATCAGGAAAACAGTTTACAGTGGCCCTATTTTGGCATTTCTGTCCATCAACATGTTATGGATTGACCAATTCTAGTTTCAGTTCATGCTTATGAATGTGTGCATTTCTCAGAAACAATCAGCAGGTTGCACTCCTAATCCAAACTAACATGTTTGGTATGGGAATGGAAAGTTAGATCACTTTGTCATCAGGATGTCAAGGAATATCAAGACATATAATCTTTTGTGGGCCTGTAGACAACTTCCTCACTTTATTGCTTTCTGTTATCTTGAGGTTAATTGTATTCATCTAGTCCATATTCCTTGTTTTAAAACAGGACTACCTACTTGTTGGTCCCCTTCTCAAACATCAGCCAACATAATCCAGATGGCAGTGTTCTCCAAGCAAAAAGACAGCATGTGTACTGAAAACAGTTCAATAGCCACATTAGATTGTGTTGTTTCATTGGTCCACCTAGTTGAATAGCTTCCTTTAAAACCAGCAGTGTCTATCCAGAGTGTTTAGTCAGAAACTGTCCCTAGTCTCACTACTTCAGATAATTTGACTGGCAGATGCTGAAGATTACTGAACCTTGGACTATCTTAAACCATGAAATAAATACTTAAATGTGACAATTTCAGAAATTATGGCATTCTatatcaaaacattaaaacttaTTGAATTAACATGAGCACATGATTAAATAGAACATGTTTAAATTCTAAAATCAATAACATTGTGTATtcctgtagaaatattttctgacttttgtgattaaaaaaaagagaaaggaattgTTTTCCACTGGCAAAACATCAATAATAATTTAGCACAACAGTTTTCAAAAGTATGAGACAGACTTCCCCAGAAAGTGCAGTCACCAATAGATGCTCAATCAGTTTCCGACTCTCTCCTATAAAGTGTACTTACCTGGCAATAGTATCCTGTTGTACTGTGTGTACTTTAGGAAGACATTTCTATAAATCTATATTTTCCACTATCCTATTTTTCACTATCCTCCAAGTCTCTCTGCTCAGATACTTCAAAACAAATTGCAGAGTGCCATTTAAAACATATTCCCTCTCATCTAGGCATGTGCACTTCAGGCCTCCTTCACTGAAAAACTTCCAATGCATGGCTGCTTCAGGGAAAGATTGCCCCAAGGCAGTCCGAAGTGCCAAATCCCATTGCCAAAGGAAACCGAAGTGGGCATTCCAAGGTGCGCTTTGGGGCTCTCCAAGGCACTTCAGATGCGACCATTAATCTTTTAAAGGAAAGAAGGGGacacccctccctctctccctccctccctctctcccttgagAGGATGATGACATGCCTGTcagccctctcccctcccttgcccTCTGCATGGCTCACCTGGTGGCCACACTCCACTCCAGCGTGCAGTGCGCCTCAACAATCCGCCCAATGGAGGTCCTGGGCCTGGCAATGCACTTGCAGAATTGCACAAGACCTGTCCATGCCCACCCCCACCGGCCAGGCAAGAACTGCGGCTGCCGCCATGGCCGTCTCCCCCCACTCTCTTCGCCTCAGCTGTGTTGCTCTTTAATGGGTTCCAAAGTGCCACCTTGGAGATCTCTGAGGCTTTGGAGTTCTCCCAGGTGGCCAAAGTGGCTTCCTTCAAAGCTGAGGTGGCCTGAAGTGGCTTCCTCTGATGCCAAGGCAGTCCGGATTTTTAggtaagtgcacaaccctactctcaTGTCCTTGGTCTGTTTGCATTCCTTCCCAAATCACAATGGATATCCTAAGATTAACCTTCTGCATCTTATGTTTGGAAGTTCTGGATTTGGTGGGAGCTACTGAGACAAAATTTGAGGCCCTTCTGGTTTAGTACTTCATACTTGAACTATATTTGTACTCATTAAATTTTGCTTCTATAATaacaatctctttttaaaaataaaacgttTAGATTATAGAAAAAGTAAAAATGAGAAAATTACCTGTTGCCTCCACCATTCCTTCTAGGATTACTACTATTTCTAATTCCTCTTTAGGCAGCTGGGCTTTAGAAATCTCCCAGAAAGGACTCTGTTGGTTTATTTCATGGCTGATAATCAGTGGTGAAACCAAAAAAAGACGATCATCCCCTGTGTAATAACCTACATTGATATCTGTCTGGTTAAGTGGTATAAATTCCCCCTCCTTTGTCTGTTTAGACTTGATCAACTTGGCTCGTATTGATGCCTCCACAATGTGTGAATTCCTGAGGTCTCCAACTCGGAACATCAGACACAGCTTTCCATCACGCATTGAAATGACAGCATTAGTAGAAAATACCAGAGTTTCTGCCCTCTTCTTGGGCTGGGATATTTTCACAAACATGCAGCCAACCATAAAGGCATTAACAATAGATCCTAAGACAGACTGTACTAGAAGCAGAATAATTCCTTCAGGACACTTGTCTGTGATGACCCGGTAACCATATCCTATGGTGGTTTCTGTCTCTATGGAGAATAAAAAGGCTGAAACAAATCCATTAAGGTTACTGACACATGGGGTCCATTTCAAATCCCCTATATGTTCCATATCTCCTCGGATGTAAGCAATTAGCCACCAGATGAATCCAAAGAACAGCCAGGTCACAGTATAAACCATGACAAAAATCAAAAGGTTGAATCTCCACTTGAGGTCCACCAAAGTAGTGAAGATATCAGTCAGATAACGATAAGTCTCTCTTACGTTTCCATGGTGGACATTGCATTTTCCATCTTTCCTCACATACCTCTGGATTTTTCTCTTGGTATATTCTTTACTTAACTGCTTTGGCAGATCTTCTCTGGCTTGTTTGGGCAACTTTGGTGGATGAATTGTAACAGGGCTCTCCACATCCTGCTCCATTGAGTCTCCCTCCAGCACATGAGCTGATATTAAAGAAAACAATAGCATAAATATGGACATG includes the following:
- the KCNJ6 gene encoding G protein-activated inward rectifier potassium channel 2, which translates into the protein MEQDVESPVTIHPPKLPKQAREDLPKQLSKEYTKRKIQRYVRKDGKCNVHHGNVRETYRYLTDIFTTLVDLKWRFNLLIFVMVYTVTWLFFGFIWWLIAYIRGDMEHIGDLKWTPCVSNLNGFVSAFLFSIETETTIGYGYRVITDKCPEGIILLLVQSVLGSIVNAFMVGCMFVKISQPKKRAETLVFSTNAVISMRDGKLCLMFRVGDLRNSHIVEASIRAKLIKSKQTKEGEFIPLNQTDINVGYYTGDDRLFLVSPLIISHEINQQSPFWEISKAQLPKEELEIVVILEGMVEATGMTCQARSSYVTSEILWGYRFTPVLTLEDGFYEVDYNNFHETYETNTPSYSAKELAEMASRAELPLTWSVSSQLDQHAETDTEEEAKNPEEQTERNGDVANLENESKV